The Microbacterium paraoxydans genome includes a window with the following:
- a CDS encoding type IV toxin-antitoxin system AbiEi family antitoxin domain-containing protein, translating to MSRRLSFSEAWDLVRSREEVLDTGVTERELREAVAHGRLRRVHRGAYVDAEVWGQLWPEGRQLVRVCAVRRASLGGGPVFSHLSAAALWGLPLVGPIRDDVHTAIRSRRHSRTEAGVVRHQMTLDESDIVRRHGIRCTSLIRTVVDLARLLRPEAVVAAGDAALRMVSIDGHEVDHGEVDAWRAEVDRLCVAGLRGVRRARWIGTFADGRAQLPGESVSRLQLHRLGFRDIDLQVPLVGPDGARYFADFGFPRSQAFGEFDGEDKYRDAELRTTPTAADAVMAEKHREDEIRGVTGWRVVRWGSSHIRTPEDLGRRLAAFGIRPPG from the coding sequence ATGTCGCGGCGCCTCTCGTTCTCCGAAGCCTGGGATCTTGTGCGATCGCGGGAGGAGGTCCTCGACACGGGGGTCACGGAACGGGAGCTGAGGGAGGCGGTCGCGCACGGCAGGCTGCGACGGGTGCACCGCGGGGCGTATGTCGACGCGGAGGTCTGGGGCCAGCTGTGGCCCGAGGGAAGGCAGCTCGTGCGGGTGTGCGCCGTCCGTCGGGCCAGCCTCGGCGGAGGTCCGGTGTTCTCGCATCTCTCCGCGGCGGCGCTCTGGGGGCTGCCGCTCGTGGGGCCGATCCGGGACGACGTGCACACCGCGATCCGCAGCCGTCGGCACAGCAGGACCGAGGCCGGGGTCGTCCGACACCAGATGACGCTCGATGAGAGCGACATCGTCCGGCGGCACGGGATCCGGTGCACCTCGTTGATCCGTACCGTGGTCGACCTCGCCCGGCTGCTGCGCCCGGAGGCCGTCGTCGCGGCCGGGGACGCGGCTCTGCGGATGGTCTCGATCGACGGACACGAGGTCGACCACGGTGAGGTCGACGCCTGGCGGGCCGAGGTCGACCGGCTGTGCGTGGCGGGGCTCCGGGGCGTGCGTCGCGCGCGGTGGATCGGAACCTTCGCCGACGGACGGGCGCAGCTTCCGGGCGAGAGCGTGAGCCGCCTGCAGCTCCACCGACTCGGCTTCCGGGACATCGATCTGCAGGTTCCCCTCGTGGGCCCCGACGGCGCGCGGTACTTCGCCGACTTCGGGTTCCCGCGGTCGCAGGCCTTCGGGGAGTTCGACGGGGAGGACAAGTACCGGGACGCGGAGCTGCGGACGACGCCCACGGCGGCCGATGCGGTGATGGCGGAGAAGCACCGCGAGGACGAGATCCGCGGGGTCACGGGGTGGCGCGTGGTGCGCTGGGGCTCCTCGCACATCCGCACCCCCGAGGATCTCGGGCGCCGGCTCGCCGCGTTCGGCATCCGCCCGCCCGGCTGA
- a CDS encoding fumarylacetoacetate hydrolase family protein, translated as MKIARFRHDDAIMYGIIDDRELVVLAGDPMFSGYETTGARIPLTEATLLAPVIPRSKVVCVGKNYHDHAAEMGGVAPEEPLLFLKPNTAVIGPDDAIVRPVALSERTEYEGELVVVIGRIAKNVKAENALDHVLGYTIGNDVTARDLQRKDGQWSRAKGFDTFCPLGPVIETDFDPTQATIETRVNGEVRQHAPLTDMIHSVAAIIEYASAVFTLLPGDVIMTGTPAGVGTFEAGDTVEVEISGLGILRNTARDAAPAS; from the coding sequence ATGAAGATCGCTCGGTTCCGCCACGACGACGCCATCATGTACGGGATCATCGACGACCGCGAGCTCGTGGTCCTCGCCGGGGACCCGATGTTCTCCGGGTACGAGACGACCGGCGCGCGTATCCCGCTGACCGAGGCCACGCTGCTCGCGCCCGTGATCCCGCGCTCCAAGGTCGTGTGCGTCGGGAAGAACTACCACGACCACGCCGCCGAGATGGGCGGAGTGGCCCCCGAGGAGCCGCTGCTGTTCCTCAAGCCGAACACCGCCGTGATCGGCCCGGACGACGCGATCGTGCGTCCTGTCGCGCTGTCCGAGCGGACGGAGTACGAGGGCGAGCTCGTAGTCGTGATCGGGCGGATCGCCAAGAACGTGAAGGCGGAGAACGCCCTCGACCACGTGCTCGGCTACACGATCGGCAACGACGTCACGGCGCGCGACCTGCAGCGCAAGGACGGGCAGTGGTCGCGGGCGAAGGGCTTCGACACGTTCTGCCCGCTCGGCCCCGTGATCGAGACGGACTTCGACCCCACGCAGGCCACGATCGAGACGCGGGTGAACGGCGAGGTCCGCCAGCATGCGCCGCTCACCGACATGATCCACTCGGTCGCCGCGATCATCGAGTACGCCTCCGCGGTGTTCACGCTCCTTCCGGGTGACGTCATCATGACGGGGACCCCCGCCGGCGTGGGCACCTTCGAGGCGGGTGACACGGTCGAGGTCGAGATCTCCGGACTCGGCATCCTCCGCAACACCGCGCGCGACGCCGCTCCCGCGTCATGA
- a CDS encoding MFS transporter has product MTEVALTATQQQAVQRRTVLVLSLGQVLGGIAFGATVSLGALLAADISGSDALSGLATASVTLGAAVCAIPLARMAARLGRRRALTLGNLFALVGIAVVILAASVRVFPLLLVGILLIGAGNAGNLQSRFAATDLAAPQHRGRDLSIVVWSTTIGGVAGPLLLGPGEIVGQAIGMPPQTGSYVFSFVAQCAALALYLVALRPDPLLAAQRLAQAAAATTSAAVADRPHVARYAIFAIAGSHVVMASVMAMTPVHLSHMAHGAHGAAATPADVSALVGITIALHVGGMYALSPVFGVLADRWGRLRVVLLGQALLGGALAFAVFAGTEAWGVMVALILLGLGWSAGTVAGAALLTEASAPDVRTRRQGRSDSLMSLSAAAGSVLAGVVLSNFQYAGLGIAASVLVLAIVALSPLARSSAR; this is encoded by the coding sequence ATGACCGAGGTCGCCCTCACGGCGACGCAGCAGCAAGCGGTCCAGCGCCGCACCGTGCTCGTGCTGTCGCTGGGGCAGGTGCTCGGCGGCATCGCGTTCGGAGCCACCGTGTCGCTCGGTGCGCTGCTCGCCGCGGACATCTCCGGCAGCGACGCGCTCTCCGGACTCGCGACGGCGTCGGTGACCCTCGGAGCCGCGGTCTGCGCGATCCCGCTGGCCCGGATGGCCGCGCGCCTCGGACGGCGTCGTGCCCTCACCCTCGGCAATCTCTTCGCCCTCGTCGGCATCGCCGTGGTGATCCTCGCGGCATCCGTACGCGTCTTCCCGCTCCTGCTCGTCGGCATCCTGCTGATCGGTGCGGGGAACGCGGGCAACCTGCAGTCCCGGTTCGCGGCCACGGACCTCGCGGCCCCGCAGCATCGTGGGCGCGACCTCTCGATCGTCGTGTGGTCCACGACGATCGGCGGCGTGGCGGGCCCGCTGCTGCTCGGTCCGGGGGAGATCGTCGGCCAGGCGATCGGCATGCCGCCGCAGACCGGCTCGTACGTCTTCTCGTTCGTGGCGCAATGCGCGGCGCTCGCGCTCTACCTCGTCGCCCTCCGCCCGGATCCGCTCCTCGCCGCGCAGCGACTCGCGCAGGCGGCGGCCGCGACGACGAGCGCCGCCGTGGCGGACCGCCCGCACGTGGCCCGCTACGCGATCTTCGCCATCGCGGGCTCGCACGTGGTGATGGCCTCGGTCATGGCGATGACCCCGGTGCATCTGTCCCACATGGCGCACGGCGCCCACGGTGCGGCGGCGACCCCGGCCGACGTCTCGGCGCTCGTCGGGATCACCATCGCGCTGCACGTCGGCGGCATGTACGCGCTCTCGCCGGTGTTCGGAGTGCTGGCCGACCGCTGGGGGCGGCTGCGCGTGGTGCTGCTCGGGCAGGCGCTGCTCGGCGGTGCCCTGGCCTTCGCCGTCTTCGCGGGCACCGAGGCGTGGGGTGTCATGGTGGCGCTCATCCTCCTCGGCCTCGGGTGGAGCGCCGGCACGGTCGCCGGCGCCGCCCTGCTCACCGAGGCGTCGGCCCCCGACGTCCGCACGCGGCGACAGGGACGCAGCGACTCGCTGATGAGCCTGTCAGCCGCCGCCGGGTCGGTCCTCGCCGGCGTCGTGCTGTCGAACTTCCAGTACGCCGGGCTCGGCATCGCGGCCTCCGTGCTCGTCCTCGCGATCGTCGCGCTGTCGCCGCTCGCCCGGAGCAGCGCGCGGTGA
- a CDS encoding class I SAM-dependent methyltransferase: protein MKAWDGVGEAYAASYAALCAGTVDVLAAALGPAEGRSLLDVGAGEGGLAARFVGLGWNVTACEPEPTMRAVARRRHPTLRIIDGGLPTLPFDDRSVDAVVANFVLNHVSSPRTAARELGRVAREAVAATTWTRSPSWFWTEVVERAGLPPSAGERLPAEEDFDRTADGFAAMLVDAGLPEVSVTEHTWTWHADPDALWVSVEGGVAGAGAQYAGLSSVERSRFRAGFEETVAAHRVGTVLPLEHRAAVAVSRRG from the coding sequence GTGAAAGCCTGGGACGGCGTCGGGGAGGCCTATGCCGCCTCGTACGCCGCCCTGTGCGCGGGCACGGTCGATGTCCTCGCCGCAGCCCTCGGACCAGCGGAGGGTCGCAGCCTCCTCGACGTCGGGGCGGGGGAGGGCGGCCTCGCGGCCCGCTTCGTCGGCCTGGGGTGGAACGTCACGGCCTGCGAGCCCGAGCCCACCATGCGCGCCGTCGCCCGCCGGCGGCACCCGACGCTGCGCATCATCGACGGCGGCCTGCCGACGCTGCCCTTCGACGACCGTTCCGTCGACGCCGTCGTGGCGAACTTCGTGCTGAACCACGTCTCCTCCCCGCGGACCGCCGCCCGGGAGCTGGGGCGGGTCGCACGGGAAGCGGTCGCCGCGACGACTTGGACCCGTTCCCCGTCGTGGTTCTGGACAGAGGTCGTCGAACGCGCGGGGCTGCCGCCGTCTGCGGGGGAGAGGCTTCCGGCCGAGGAGGACTTCGATCGCACGGCGGACGGCTTCGCGGCCATGCTCGTCGACGCCGGACTCCCGGAGGTGTCGGTCACCGAGCACACCTGGACCTGGCACGCCGACCCGGACGCCCTGTGGGTCTCGGTCGAGGGCGGTGTGGCCGGCGCCGGGGCGCAGTATGCGGGGCTCTCCTCTGTCGAGCGATCCCGGTTCCGTGCAGGGTTCGAGGAGACGGTCGCCGCGCATCGGGTGGGAACGGTGCTGCCCCTGGAGCACCGCGCGGCCGTGGCGGTCTCGCGCCGGGGCTGA
- the gltX gene encoding glutamate--tRNA ligase — protein MATPHPLTTTASGADVRVRFCPSPTGLPHVGMVRTALYNWAYARHNGGKMVFRIEDTDAARDSEESFRQLVDALTWLKIDWDEGVEVGGPHAPYRQSERHDIYREVIDKLLATGALYESYSTAEEIDARNEANGRAKQLGYDNFDRDLTDEQKAAFRAEGRQPALRLRVPDEDLTYVDLIRGEVTFPAGSFPDFVVVRPNGVPLYTFVNPVDDALMGITHVLRGEDLMPSTARQLSLYAALIDAGVTTFVPRFAHMPLVLGETGNKKLSKRDPQADLFLHRERGFIHEGLLNYLALLGWSIGPDRDVFSLDEFIAAFDIENVNPNPARFDQKKAESINGDHIRMLDVKDFAERTVPYLAAAGLFDEPTHEQLVLAFRAAPLVQERVQLLGEVPGMLGFLFRDEVSYDADALKGLPANAAEVLDACVTALEPVTDFTPEKIQEALSTALVENLELKPRVAYGPPRVAITGRRVSPPLFESMELLGKDESLRRLRALSAFLAN, from the coding sequence ATGGCTACTCCGCATCCCCTCACCACGACCGCCAGCGGCGCCGACGTCCGCGTCCGCTTCTGCCCCTCCCCGACGGGGCTGCCGCACGTCGGCATGGTCCGCACGGCTCTGTACAACTGGGCGTACGCCCGTCACAACGGCGGCAAGATGGTGTTCCGCATCGAGGACACCGACGCCGCCCGCGACAGCGAGGAGAGCTTCCGCCAGCTCGTCGACGCGCTCACGTGGCTGAAGATCGACTGGGACGAGGGCGTCGAGGTCGGCGGCCCGCACGCCCCGTACCGCCAGTCCGAGCGGCACGACATCTACCGCGAGGTCATCGACAAGCTCCTCGCGACGGGCGCGCTCTACGAGAGCTACTCGACGGCCGAGGAGATCGACGCCCGCAACGAGGCCAACGGCCGCGCGAAGCAGCTCGGCTACGACAACTTCGACCGTGACCTCACCGATGAGCAGAAGGCCGCCTTCCGCGCCGAGGGCCGGCAGCCCGCCCTCCGCCTGCGGGTGCCGGACGAAGACCTCACGTACGTCGATCTCATCCGCGGCGAGGTCACCTTCCCCGCCGGCTCCTTCCCGGACTTCGTCGTCGTGCGCCCCAACGGCGTGCCGCTATACACCTTCGTGAACCCCGTCGACGACGCGCTGATGGGCATTACCCACGTGCTCCGCGGCGAAGACCTCATGCCGTCCACTGCGCGACAGCTCTCGCTCTACGCGGCTCTCATCGACGCAGGTGTGACGACGTTCGTGCCGCGGTTCGCCCACATGCCGCTCGTGCTGGGGGAGACCGGAAACAAGAAGCTCTCCAAGCGCGACCCGCAGGCCGATCTGTTCCTGCACCGGGAGCGCGGCTTCATCCACGAGGGCCTGCTGAACTACCTCGCGCTGCTGGGCTGGTCGATCGGCCCGGACCGCGACGTCTTCTCGCTCGACGAGTTCATCGCCGCGTTCGACATCGAGAACGTGAACCCCAACCCGGCCCGCTTCGATCAGAAGAAGGCCGAGTCGATCAACGGCGACCACATCCGCATGCTCGACGTGAAGGACTTCGCCGAGCGCACGGTGCCGTACCTCGCCGCGGCCGGCCTGTTCGACGAGCCGACCCACGAGCAGCTCGTCCTGGCGTTCCGTGCGGCTCCGCTGGTGCAGGAGCGCGTGCAGCTGCTGGGCGAGGTGCCGGGCATGCTCGGCTTCCTGTTCCGCGACGAGGTGTCGTACGACGCGGATGCGCTCAAGGGGCTGCCGGCCAACGCCGCCGAGGTGCTCGACGCCTGCGTCACCGCGCTGGAGCCGGTCACGGACTTCACCCCGGAGAAGATCCAGGAGGCGCTGTCGACGGCGCTCGTCGAGAACCTCGAGCTGAAGCCGCGGGTGGCCTACGGGCCGCCGCGTGTGGCCATCACCGGACGCCGCGTCTCGCCGCCCTTGTTCGAGTCGATGGAGCTGCTGGGCAAGGACGAGTCGTTGCGGCGCCTGCGCGCGCTCTCGGCGTTCCTCGCGAACTGA
- a CDS encoding class II glutamine amidotransferase, with the protein MCRWLAYVGEPLHPSEVILDARHSLVAQSLDSPLGAETVNGDGFGLGWYPASNGDDSGQPPKPALFRSMEPAWNDLNLREISRTIRSPLFFSHVRAAAGPPVQQTNCHPFRYANWLFMHNGGLADFLTVKRDLTLAVDPSLYPEIQGTTDSEVLFHLALTHGLQDDPIAGMRAAIREAERVGREHGVRFPVQGTFAVSEGTTVWAFRYSTAGRSRSLFHSTDIETLRRMYPDAERLRVFGRRAHVIVSEPLNDLPGAFLEVPESTVSILDETGYRYEPFLEAA; encoded by the coding sequence ATGTGTCGGTGGCTGGCGTATGTGGGAGAACCACTGCACCCGTCGGAGGTGATCCTCGACGCGCGACATTCCCTCGTGGCGCAGTCCCTGGACTCGCCCCTCGGCGCGGAGACCGTGAACGGGGATGGGTTCGGCCTCGGCTGGTATCCGGCGTCGAACGGTGACGACTCTGGGCAGCCTCCGAAGCCTGCACTGTTCCGCAGCATGGAGCCCGCCTGGAACGATCTGAACCTGCGCGAGATCTCCCGCACGATCCGCAGCCCGCTCTTCTTCAGCCATGTGAGAGCGGCCGCCGGGCCGCCGGTCCAGCAGACCAACTGCCACCCCTTCCGGTACGCGAACTGGCTCTTCATGCACAATGGCGGCCTGGCGGACTTCCTGACCGTGAAACGCGACCTCACTCTCGCCGTCGATCCCTCCCTCTACCCGGAGATCCAGGGCACCACCGACTCCGAGGTGCTGTTCCACCTCGCTCTGACCCACGGCCTGCAGGACGATCCGATCGCGGGGATGCGGGCGGCCATCCGGGAGGCCGAGCGCGTGGGGCGCGAGCATGGCGTCCGTTTCCCCGTGCAGGGAACCTTCGCGGTCTCCGAGGGCACCACCGTCTGGGCGTTCCGGTACTCGACGGCTGGGCGCTCCCGCTCCCTCTTCCACTCCACCGACATCGAGACTCTTCGCCGGATGTACCCCGATGCCGAACGGCTGCGCGTCTTCGGCCGCCGGGCGCACGTGATCGTCTCCGAGCCGCTGAACGATCTGCCGGGCGCATTCCTGGAGGTCCCCGAATCGACGGTGTCGATCCTCGACGAGACGGGTTATCGGTACGAGCCCTTCCTCGAAGCCGCGTGA
- a CDS encoding MFS transporter — MKSFWNELPTEGRWLLSTVAIQTLGRGMTLPFTIIYLHEVRGFDLGFSGALMSLIAITGLVVTGPGGTLIDRFGARRVLIVGLLAMIAGCTLLAYATHPAVATVAVVLIGINFGVSWPGFNALIASVVDGEVRQQYFGVNFALVNLGIGVGGIIGGFFVDVTEPSTFTTIFLIDAATSLIPLALLLGPLRHVRTQADPDPAVTTEGGYREILRRPAVLWMTLLTFFSVFIGYGQIEAGFPAYARQIAQVSTAVVGISFAVNTAVIVLLQFAVLRLITGRRRTRVMQVMALIWAVSWVMLGAAGLLPDSVTAAIAVIAFMGVFAFGETMMQPTIPAIYNDLATDRTRGRYNALNSAAFQGGAILGPLVAGVLLGVGVSGWFIAVMVAGSLAVGVLAVVLERVLPAAANGSSAEVHRTDEVERTPPV; from the coding sequence ATGAAGTCCTTCTGGAACGAGTTGCCCACCGAGGGACGCTGGCTGCTGTCGACCGTGGCGATCCAGACCCTCGGGCGGGGGATGACGCTGCCGTTCACGATCATCTACCTCCACGAGGTCCGCGGCTTCGACCTCGGGTTCTCCGGAGCGCTCATGAGCCTCATCGCGATCACGGGGCTCGTCGTCACCGGTCCCGGTGGCACGCTGATCGATCGCTTCGGCGCCCGGCGCGTGCTGATCGTGGGACTCCTGGCGATGATCGCGGGGTGCACGCTCCTCGCCTACGCCACGCATCCCGCCGTCGCGACGGTCGCGGTCGTGCTCATCGGGATCAACTTCGGGGTCTCCTGGCCCGGCTTCAACGCCCTCATCGCCTCGGTGGTCGACGGCGAGGTCCGTCAGCAGTACTTCGGCGTGAACTTCGCCCTCGTCAACCTCGGCATCGGCGTGGGCGGGATCATCGGCGGGTTCTTCGTCGACGTGACGGAGCCGTCGACGTTCACCACGATCTTCCTCATCGACGCGGCCACGAGCCTCATCCCGCTCGCTCTGCTCCTTGGCCCGCTCCGGCACGTGCGCACCCAGGCGGACCCGGACCCTGCGGTGACCACCGAGGGCGGTTACCGGGAGATCCTGCGGCGCCCCGCGGTGCTCTGGATGACGCTGCTGACCTTCTTCTCCGTCTTCATCGGCTACGGACAGATCGAGGCGGGCTTCCCCGCCTACGCCCGTCAGATCGCCCAGGTCTCGACCGCCGTCGTCGGCATCTCGTTCGCGGTGAACACGGCCGTCATCGTGCTGCTGCAGTTCGCCGTCCTCCGGCTCATCACCGGGCGCCGGCGCACCAGGGTCATGCAGGTCATGGCCCTCATCTGGGCCGTCTCCTGGGTCATGCTCGGCGCCGCGGGCCTGCTTCCCGACTCGGTCACGGCTGCGATCGCCGTCATCGCGTTCATGGGCGTGTTCGCCTTCGGGGAGACGATGATGCAGCCGACGATCCCGGCCATCTACAACGATCTCGCGACGGACCGCACCCGCGGGCGCTACAACGCCCTCAACTCCGCGGCCTTCCAGGGTGGTGCCATCCTCGGCCCGCTCGTCGCGGGAGTGCTCCTCGGCGTCGGCGTCAGCGGCTGGTTCATCGCGGTCATGGTCGCGGGCAGCCTCGCCGTCGGCGTGCTGGCGGTCGTACTGGAGCGGGTGCTCCCGGCAGCGGCCAACGGCAGCAGCGCCGAGGTCCATCGAACGGACGAGGTCGAACGGACGCCGCCGGTCTAG
- a CDS encoding DNA topoisomerase IB yields MARLVRVVPGQDPGFTRKRTSSGFRYVDPTGEPAPEADRERISDLVIPPAWQDVWIAADPLAHIQAVGIDTAGRKQYLYHPLWRVSRDRRKFVRALDLAAALPSARAQVTKALKEDGQTKERALAIAFRLLDDAALRIGSERYLARHGSRGLTTLRLRDVRIDGGDVALSFPAKSGQTAAIEITDEALAEALTDFASGASTAFLLAYRKGRRRVKITPAEVNTYLKDVLGASFSAKDFRTLHGTIIAADALARIGALDRRGQRNQAERLAVQAAATALGNTTAVARNSYIDPRVFRQYGRGRTLDLDVTPETAIRRLLGGPETSRKVNRRGTGRRG; encoded by the coding sequence ATGGCGCGACTGGTGCGAGTGGTGCCCGGCCAGGACCCGGGTTTCACACGGAAGCGGACGAGCTCGGGATTCCGGTACGTCGATCCGACGGGGGAGCCGGCGCCCGAGGCGGATCGCGAACGCATCAGCGACCTGGTGATCCCGCCGGCGTGGCAGGACGTGTGGATCGCGGCCGACCCGCTCGCGCACATCCAGGCCGTCGGGATCGACACCGCCGGGCGCAAGCAGTACCTGTATCACCCGCTCTGGCGGGTCTCCCGCGACCGTCGCAAGTTCGTCCGTGCGCTGGACCTCGCCGCAGCTCTGCCCAGCGCTCGGGCGCAGGTCACCAAGGCGCTCAAGGAGGACGGGCAGACGAAGGAGCGCGCCCTCGCGATCGCCTTCCGCCTCCTCGACGACGCCGCGCTGCGGATCGGTTCGGAACGCTACCTGGCGCGTCACGGCAGCCGGGGCCTGACCACGCTCCGCCTCCGCGACGTCCGTATCGATGGCGGCGACGTCGCCCTCTCTTTCCCGGCGAAGAGCGGACAGACCGCCGCGATCGAGATCACCGACGAAGCCCTCGCCGAAGCCCTGACCGACTTCGCGAGCGGTGCCTCGACCGCTTTCCTCCTGGCGTACCGGAAGGGTCGGCGGCGGGTGAAGATCACGCCCGCCGAGGTCAACACGTACCTCAAGGACGTGCTCGGGGCCAGCTTCTCGGCAAAGGACTTCCGGACGCTGCACGGCACGATCATCGCCGCGGACGCCCTCGCCCGCATCGGAGCCCTCGACCGCCGCGGTCAGCGGAACCAGGCCGAACGTCTCGCGGTGCAGGCGGCGGCGACCGCCCTCGGCAACACGACCGCGGTCGCCCGCAACAGCTACATCGATCCCCGTGTGTTCCGGCAGTACGGTCGGGGGCGGACGCTCGACCTCGACGTGACGCCCGAGACGGCGATCCGGCGACTGCTGGGCGGACCGGAGACGTCGCGGAAGGTCAACCGGCGAGGAACGGGGCGGCGCGGTTGA